In a genomic window of Chaetodon auriga isolate fChaAug3 chromosome 1, fChaAug3.hap1, whole genome shotgun sequence:
- the tbp gene encoding TATA-box-binding protein, which yields MDQNNSIPAFQGLASPQGAMTPGMPIFSPMMPYGSGLTPQPVQNTNSLSILEEQQRQQQQQQQQQQQQAQQANTGLPGTSGQTPQLFHSQAVAGSTTTALPGNTPLYTTPLTPMTPITPATPASESSGIVPQLQNIVSTVNLGCKLDLKTIALRARNAEYNPKRFAAVIMRIREPRTTALIFSSGKMVCTGAKSEEQSRLAARKYARVVQKLGFPAKFLDFKIQNMVGSCDVKFPIRLEGLVLTHQQFSSYEPELFPGLIYRMIKPRIVLLIFVSGKVVLTGAKVRAEIYEAFENIYPILKGFRKTT from the exons ATGGACCAAAACAACAGTATACCAGCCTTCCAGGGGCTGGCCTCCCCTCAG GGCGCCATGACCCCAGGCATGCCAATCTTCAGTCCCATGATGCCGTATGGCTCAGGGCTGACACCACAGCCCGTCCAGAACACCAACAGTTTGTCAATACTGGAGGAACAGcagaggcaacaacaacaacaacagcagcaacagcaacaacaggcaCAGCAGGCAAACACAG GCCTTCCTGGAACGTCGGGGCAGACCCCTCAACTTTTCCATTCCCAGGCAGTAGCAGGCTCGACCACCACAGCGCTGCCAGGGAATACTCCGCTCTACACCACGCCGCTGACCCCCATGACCCCTATCACACCAGCCACACCAGCTTCAGAGAGCTCTGGAATCGTACCACAGCTACA AAACATAGTATCTACAGTAAATCTGGGCTGTAAACTGGACTTGAAGACCATCGCTTTAAGGGCCAGGAATGCAGAATACAACCcaaag CGTTTTGCTGCGGTCATCATGAGAATACGAGAACCCAGGACCACTGCTCTCATCTTCAGCTCTGGAAAGATGGTCTGCACTGGAGCCAAGAG TGAGGAGCAGTCGAGGTTAGCTGCCAGAAAATACGCCCGTGTGGTGCAGAAGCTCGGCTTTCCTGCAAAGTTCCTGGACTTCAAGATTCAGAACATGGTGGGAAGCTGCGACGTGAAGTTCCCCATTCGGCTGGAGGGATTGGTCCTCACACATCAACAGTTTAGCAG ctaTGAACCGGAGCTGTTTCCAGGACTGATTTACCGAATGATCAAACCCAGAATCGTCCTGCTCATCTTTGTCTCTGGGAAAGTTGTGCTCACAG GTGCCAAGGTGAGAGCAGAGATCTACGAAGCGTTTGAAAACATCTACCCCATTCTGAAAGGCTTCCGCAAGACAACGTAG
- the psmc3 gene encoding 26S proteasome regulatory subunit 6A yields the protein MASLSDKSVWDEVEDGIGEEVLKMSTEEIVQRTRLLDSEIKIMKSEVLRVTHELQAMKDKIKENTEKIKVNKTLPYLVSNVIELLDVDPNDQEEDGANVDLDSQRKGKCAVIKTSTRQTYFLPVIGLVDAEKLKPGDLVGVNKDSYLILETLPTEYDSRVKAMEVDERPTEQYSDIGGLDKQIQELVEAIVLPMNHKEKFENLGIQPPKGVLMYGPPGTGKTLLARACAAQTKATFLKLAGPQLVQMFIGDGAKLVRDAFALAKEKAPSIIFIDELDAIGTKRFDSEKAGDREVQRTMLELLNQLDGFQPNMQVKVIAATNRVDILDPALLRSGRLDRKIEFPMPNEEARARIMQIHSRKMNVSPDVNYEELARCTDDFNGAQCKAVCVEAGMIALRRGATELNHEDYMEGILEVQAKKKANLQYYA from the exons ATGGCGTCGCTGAGTGACAAATCAGTTTGGGACGAGGTGGAAGATGGAATCGGTGAAGAAGTATTAAAAATGTCCACAGAGGAGATAGTTCAGCGAACTCGTCTCCTGGACAGCGAGATAAAGATAATGAAGAGCGAGGTGCTGCGGGTGACCCACGAGCTGCAGGCTATGAAGGataaaatcaaagaaaacacGGAGAAGATAAAGGTGAACAAAACCCTGCCGTACCTGGTGTCTAATGTGATcgagctgctggatgtggacCCCAACGACCAAGAGGAGGATGGGGCTAATGTGGATCTGGACTCccaaaggaaaggaaaatgcGCCGTCATTAAGACTTCCACTCGACAGACCTATTTCCTGCCCGTGATCGGGCTGGTGGACGCCGAGAAGTTGAAGCCCGGCGATCTGGTAGGTGTCAACAAAGACTCCTACCTGATCCTGGAGACCTTACCCACCGAGTACGACTCCAGAGTCAAGGCCATGGAGGTGGATGAGCGCCCCACAGAGCAGTACAGTGACATTGGAGGTCTGGACAAGCAGATCCAGGAGCTGGTTGAGGCCATCGTCCTGCCCATGAACCACAAGGAGAAGTTTGAGAACCTGGGCATCCAGCCACCCAAAGGGGTCCTGATGTACGGACCACCTGGCACTGGGAAGACCCTCCTGGCCAGGGCCTGCGCCGCTCAGACCAAGGCCACCTTCCTGAAGCTGGCCGGTCCACAGCTGGTCCAGATGTTCATTGGAGATGGAGCCAAGCTGGTGAGAGACGCCTTCGCCCTGGCCAAAGAGAAAGCCCCGTCCATCATCTTCATCGATGAGCTGGACGCCATCGGAACCAAGAGGTTTGACAGCGAGAaagcaggagacagagaagtTCAGAGGACCATGCTGGAGCTGCTCAACCAGCTGGATGGATTTCAGCCCAACATGCAGGTCAAG gtGATTGCTGCCACCAACAGAGTGGACATCCTTGACCCCGCACTGCTCCGTTCGGGCCGTCTGGACAGAAAGATCGAGTTCCCCATGCCGAACGAAGAGGCCAGAGCTCGCATCATGCAGATCCACTCCCGCAAGATGAACGTCAGCCCCGACGTCAACTACGAGGAGCTGGCTCGCTGCACCGATGACTTCAACGGAGCCCAGtgcaaagctgtgtgtgtggaggccgGTATGATCGCGCTGCGCCGCGGGGCCACAGAGCTGAACCATGAAGATTACATGGAGGGAATCCTGGAGGTCCAAGCCAAGAAGAAGGCTAACCTTCAGTACTATGCCTGA